A single window of Granulicella mallensis MP5ACTX8 DNA harbors:
- a CDS encoding response regulator, which translates to MVLKDDAPELRRYHILCVDDEILGTTMRGETLQEHGYSVVLYHCPLAALRCDFSKFDLAILDFQMPGLNGRELFLRMRALGARFPMILLAGGVNALSHEDRVLFVKCIDKGMPIGHLLETIAEVLDPNEVPDPCT; encoded by the coding sequence GTGGTTTTGAAAGATGACGCTCCCGAATTACGCAGATATCACATTCTGTGCGTGGATGATGAGATTCTAGGTACCACCATGCGCGGAGAGACGCTCCAAGAACACGGTTATTCCGTCGTTCTCTATCATTGTCCGCTTGCGGCTCTTCGCTGCGACTTCTCCAAGTTCGATCTCGCGATTCTGGACTTTCAGATGCCGGGATTAAATGGACGGGAGCTATTTCTGCGCATGCGCGCATTGGGTGCAAGGTTTCCAATGATATTGCTCGCAGGAGGCGTGAATGCACTTTCACATGAAGATCGCGTTCTATTTGTGAAGTGCATCGACAAGGGCATGCCTATCGGACACCTGCTCGAAACGATAGCGGAAGTTCTGGATCCAAACGAGGTGCCTGATCCCTGCACTTGA